The following proteins are encoded in a genomic region of Cyclonatronum proteinivorum:
- a CDS encoding trypsin-like peptidase domain-containing protein, which produces MKLHQITLTAILLVMIGMVLGMGYMMLRGYHSPFVPTQVEITEVMRSTAATEVTPQLDGFPAFSARDVAQQVIPTVVYIETSVSARSAMPDDDAHNFGEEFWERFVPRGRSNAVGSGVLISGDGFIITNNHVIAGGRDLRVTLHDKRQFPARVIGRDPSTDLAVIKIEGRDLPHIVLGDSDYVQVGDWVMAVGNPLRLRSTITAGIVSALSRDVQIINDRMRIESFIQTDAAINRGNSGGALVNTSGELIGINTAIATENGMNQGYGFAIPINMAFKIARDLMEFGQVQRAFLGVSIVSVDQRRARQLDMPSIKGVEISGLVSGGAADLSGLREGDVITRVNRRDVNEPNQLQAQIALFRPNETVEISVWRNGEEEIKMIQLAGLDNQAISEWTAPEPERIDLQIPFHDELPDILQPGPDGQGDAEEGQPSPDCEAEKNTEEDAEREPASATFDRGFSVTELHIEAHQQLGLQVMVTQVRRFSDARRAGLRSNDIILAINGLRVETVTQFEQMMEAAGGSKVDLMVMRGATILQLEIQ; this is translated from the coding sequence ATGAAACTACATCAAATCACACTCACTGCCATTTTGCTTGTGATGATCGGCATGGTATTAGGCATGGGGTATATGATGCTCAGGGGATACCATTCCCCTTTCGTACCTACACAGGTGGAGATAACAGAAGTTATGCGAAGCACCGCAGCAACGGAAGTAACGCCGCAGTTGGACGGCTTTCCCGCTTTTTCTGCAAGGGATGTAGCACAGCAGGTTATTCCGACAGTCGTGTACATCGAAACCAGCGTGAGCGCACGCAGCGCCATGCCGGATGATGACGCCCACAATTTCGGAGAAGAATTCTGGGAGCGGTTTGTGCCCCGCGGTCGCTCCAATGCGGTCGGCTCAGGCGTGCTGATTTCCGGTGACGGCTTCATTATCACGAACAATCACGTCATTGCCGGCGGACGCGATTTGCGCGTTACGCTGCACGACAAACGGCAGTTCCCGGCCCGCGTAATTGGCCGTGATCCCTCCACTGATTTAGCGGTCATCAAAATTGAAGGTCGGGATTTACCTCATATCGTGCTCGGAGACTCAGACTACGTGCAGGTTGGCGACTGGGTGATGGCGGTAGGAAACCCGCTGCGACTCCGCTCAACCATCACTGCCGGAATTGTGAGTGCGCTATCCCGGGATGTCCAAATCATCAACGACCGCATGCGTATTGAAAGCTTCATCCAAACCGACGCCGCCATTAACCGCGGAAACAGCGGCGGCGCGCTGGTAAACACATCCGGAGAATTGATTGGCATAAACACGGCCATTGCCACTGAAAACGGGATGAATCAGGGCTACGGCTTTGCCATACCCATCAACATGGCCTTCAAAATAGCCCGCGACCTCATGGAATTTGGTCAGGTGCAGCGGGCCTTTCTGGGCGTGAGCATTGTCTCGGTAGATCAGCGAAGAGCCCGTCAGCTGGATATGCCAAGCATTAAAGGCGTCGAAATTTCAGGCCTCGTTTCCGGTGGCGCTGCCGATCTCTCCGGACTCCGCGAAGGCGATGTCATCACGCGGGTAAACCGGCGCGATGTCAACGAACCCAATCAGCTACAGGCACAGATTGCGCTGTTCAGACCAAATGAAACCGTTGAAATATCCGTATGGCGCAACGGCGAAGAAGAAATTAAAATGATTCAGCTGGCAGGGCTCGACAATCAGGCCATCAGCGAATGGACAGCACCGGAGCCCGAGCGAATCGACCTGCAGATTCCCTTCCATGATGAGCTGCCGGATATCCTGCAGCCCGGACCGGACGGTCAAGGCGACGCAGAAGAAGGTCAGCCGTCTCCCGATTGTGAAGCTGAGAAGAATACCGAAGAAGACGCAGAACGCGAACCGGCCTCCGCCACTTTCGACCGCGGATTCAGCGTTACAGAACTCCACATCGAAGCCCATCAGCAGCTCGGCCTTCAGGTGATGGTCACGCAGGTGCGCCGTTTTTCTGACGCCCGCCGTGCTGGTTTACGCTCAAATGATATTATATTGGCCATCAACGGATTGCGGGTAGAAACAGTAACGCAGTTTGAACAAATGATGGAAGCCGCAGGCGGAAGCAAAGTTGATCTCATGGTCATGCGCGGCGCAACCATCCTTCAGCTTGAAATCCAATAA
- the recO gene encoding DNA repair protein RecO, protein MLAESPAIVLKAVDFKESSKIITLFTRDYGKAGVLVRGFKKAKSRFAGIMTFGSVIDAVFYYKDSRGVQTLKEAETRVSTVRIQNHFDRVAVSMAFLELVSQVIQEGEPNEELFDFCENFLKWLSAAEAEPRNLFPYLQIRVADILGVGLQPPEEWPDLSIKTEGLQALYLNILSGSLSDVPDDGLSFRLTPRQIHYFRLALNGKSAQIPHTEMPAQELKPLVYHLDVYLKHHIEGVRDRKSDAIFDQIL, encoded by the coding sequence ATGCTTGCTGAATCCCCTGCCATTGTACTCAAAGCTGTAGATTTTAAGGAAAGCAGCAAAATCATCACCCTGTTTACCCGCGATTACGGGAAAGCCGGTGTGCTCGTAAGGGGCTTTAAGAAAGCGAAAAGCCGGTTTGCAGGTATCATGACCTTTGGTTCAGTCATCGACGCTGTTTTTTACTACAAAGACAGCCGGGGCGTACAAACCCTAAAAGAAGCGGAAACACGCGTCAGCACGGTGCGGATTCAAAACCATTTTGACCGTGTTGCGGTGTCAATGGCGTTTTTAGAACTCGTTTCTCAGGTCATTCAGGAAGGCGAACCCAATGAAGAGCTGTTTGATTTTTGTGAAAACTTCCTGAAATGGCTGTCTGCCGCCGAAGCTGAACCCCGAAACCTGTTTCCTTACCTGCAGATTCGCGTAGCCGATATTTTGGGTGTTGGCTTGCAGCCCCCCGAAGAATGGCCCGACCTAAGCATAAAAACCGAAGGCCTGCAGGCGCTCTACCTCAACATACTGTCAGGCAGCTTGTCGGATGTGCCCGACGACGGCCTTTCCTTCAGGCTCACACCCAGGCAGATTCATTATTTCAGACTTGCCTTAAATGGCAAATCTGCGCAAATACCGCACACAGAAATGCCCGCGCAGGAATTAAAACCCCTCGTTTATCATTTAGATGTCTATCTTAAACACCATATAGAAGGTGTCAGGGATCGCAAATCTGACGCAATTTTTGACCAGATTTTGTGA
- a CDS encoding efflux RND transporter permease subunit, whose translation MDYILNFLRPVLRYNYNHPKFTVTWAILISIVAVFFATRLQVDTDIANLLPSTHPSVVALETLQERVGGETEMQVVIHSPSFEDNLRFAEAIIPRSMELTDPRNGLPFFSRYEFIKEVDILKDYALYLATDAELDELIWFLEDEIEDAKLEANPFFVDFEDDWDDDEEDESRGRAFEDLYSELIPDRYPISPDSTSMLLRFIPTGSRSDLSFLRSLFREYDALIAEMNPAGFNPEMQVMAGGRLKRHLMEIDSIMDDVINSFSTGIGSVLLMVLIYFFWKTFINYKRGPESERRKGFFSHVKRAPVPVALIGVPLIISLLVTFGITALVLESLNTMTSVLFVILFGLGIDYGIHFYARYLEKRTSGESVVEALESTYASSGRAIMTSAITTAIALFVLIYADFRGFSEFGFISGLGIVLAYLSMMYLLPAFIVLFERFNWILINSNTAPEPIVRKAPKRYPFARTTVAVGAIIIIFVLFNTEKLNFEYNFSELEPAFPEFEAFRELSREAEGSSSERRNPAYVVADSYEDVDLILSALRNLRAESGEETLILEFEALQERFPINEQAEQHKLSRLAEVRELLNDPFLRDQQDEGLDRLRRAAQATEPLDFALLPDFLTQRFVTRDGEIGQFVMIYPNVSLGDGRNSIAFKQEIGQIEVADGRVFTSASTSLVAASMLMLMTDESFIMVTATFLMIMLMMYFSFRSFRWTLISMLPLVVGLSWLFFVMIIFGLSFNFYNLVTLPAILGIGNDNGVHLASRYREEGPKSMWNVLSSTGQHISIGSFTTMLGFAGLLFTMHPGLYSIGLLAVIGIGLTLLAALTFLPALIQVMEDRNWITFD comes from the coding sequence ATGGATTACATCCTGAATTTTCTGCGGCCCGTACTCCGCTACAATTACAATCATCCTAAATTTACAGTCACCTGGGCTATTTTAATTTCCATTGTTGCCGTGTTTTTTGCAACAAGGCTGCAGGTTGATACGGATATCGCCAATTTGCTCCCTTCAACACATCCCAGTGTTGTAGCACTTGAAACGCTGCAGGAGCGGGTAGGGGGTGAAACGGAAATGCAGGTTGTCATACATTCCCCCAGCTTTGAAGACAATCTGCGGTTTGCTGAAGCCATCATCCCGCGCAGCATGGAGCTGACGGATCCGCGCAACGGGCTGCCTTTCTTTTCGAGATATGAATTCATCAAAGAAGTTGACATACTTAAAGATTATGCGCTTTACCTGGCAACCGACGCTGAGCTTGATGAGCTGATTTGGTTTTTGGAAGACGAAATTGAAGACGCCAAACTCGAGGCCAATCCTTTTTTTGTAGATTTTGAGGATGATTGGGATGACGATGAGGAAGACGAAAGCCGCGGCCGGGCATTTGAAGATTTATACAGCGAACTGATTCCGGACCGCTATCCGATCAGTCCGGACAGCACTTCTATGCTGTTACGCTTTATTCCGACCGGCTCACGCAGCGATCTCAGTTTTCTGCGCAGCTTGTTTCGGGAGTACGACGCACTAATCGCCGAAATGAACCCCGCGGGTTTTAATCCGGAAATGCAGGTCATGGCAGGGGGGCGGCTGAAGCGTCACCTGATGGAAATTGACAGCATAATGGACGATGTGATCAACAGCTTTTCAACCGGGATCGGCAGTGTGCTTCTCATGGTGCTGATATACTTTTTCTGGAAAACCTTCATCAATTATAAGCGCGGACCGGAATCTGAGCGCCGCAAAGGCTTTTTCTCGCACGTCAAACGGGCACCGGTTCCGGTAGCACTCATCGGCGTTCCGCTCATCATCAGTTTGCTGGTCACGTTTGGAATCACGGCCCTGGTGCTGGAAAGCCTGAATACCATGACATCGGTTCTGTTTGTGATCCTGTTCGGATTGGGAATAGACTACGGCATTCATTTTTACGCCCGCTATCTGGAAAAACGGACTTCCGGCGAGAGTGTCGTTGAAGCGCTGGAATCGACCTATGCTTCATCCGGCCGTGCCATCATGACTTCCGCGATTACAACCGCCATCGCGCTCTTCGTCCTGATCTATGCCGATTTCCGCGGGTTTTCCGAATTCGGTTTTATTTCAGGACTGGGCATTGTGCTTGCGTACCTGAGCATGATGTATTTGCTCCCTGCCTTTATCGTGCTCTTTGAGCGCTTCAACTGGATTCTGATCAATTCCAACACGGCGCCTGAGCCCATCGTCCGCAAGGCGCCTAAGCGCTATCCCTTTGCGCGTACAACGGTTGCCGTTGGCGCGATTATCATCATTTTCGTGCTGTTTAATACCGAAAAGCTCAATTTTGAATACAACTTCAGCGAGCTTGAACCGGCCTTCCCTGAGTTTGAAGCTTTCCGCGAACTTAGTCGTGAAGCCGAAGGCTCCTCATCGGAGCGGCGCAATCCCGCATACGTTGTGGCTGACTCCTACGAAGATGTAGACCTGATTTTAAGTGCCCTGCGCAATCTCAGGGCCGAAAGCGGGGAAGAGACCCTTATCCTCGAATTTGAAGCCCTTCAGGAGCGCTTCCCGATTAATGAACAGGCCGAGCAGCACAAGCTTTCAAGACTTGCGGAAGTCAGGGAATTGCTCAACGATCCCTTTTTACGGGATCAGCAGGATGAAGGCCTCGACCGCCTGCGACGGGCCGCGCAGGCAACCGAACCTCTCGATTTTGCGCTCCTGCCCGATTTCCTCACGCAACGATTTGTCACAAGAGACGGGGAAATCGGTCAGTTTGTGATGATTTATCCCAACGTCAGTCTGGGAGACGGCCGAAACTCCATTGCCTTTAAGCAGGAAATCGGTCAGATAGAAGTTGCAGACGGCCGCGTCTTCACCAGCGCAAGTACCAGCTTGGTTGCCGCCTCCATGCTCATGCTGATGACCGATGAAAGCTTCATCATGGTTACGGCTACCTTCCTGATGATCATGCTGATGATGTACTTCTCCTTCCGCTCTTTCCGCTGGACCCTGATTTCCATGCTGCCCCTTGTCGTGGGCTTGTCGTGGCTGTTTTTTGTGATGATTATCTTCGGGCTCAGCTTCAACTTTTATAACCTTGTCACGCTGCCTGCCATACTTGGTATCGGCAACGATAACGGCGTGCACTTGGCCAGCCGTTACCGCGAAGAAGGTCCGAAAAGCATGTGGAACGTACTCTCAAGTACCGGACAGCACATCAGCATTGGTTCCTTCACCACCATGCTGGGATTTGCAGGACTCCTGTTCACCATGCACCCGGGACTATACTCCATCGGTTTACTCGCGGTTATCGGCATTGGCCTCACCTTGCTTGCTGCCCTCACCTTTCTGCCCGCACTCATTCAGGTCATGGAAGACCGCAACTGGATAACATTCGATTAA
- the dnaG gene encoding DNA primase codes for MAAARITDHKKEEIRDTADIVDVVSDYVKLKKAGAAFTGLCPFHNEKTPSFYVTPRLGIFKCFGCGEGGDVFNFVMKMEGVGFVEAMRTLAARYNIELPEEESSDSADAQTQLIEGVYHALRFAGVYYHHTLTGEETAAAARDYVGQRGLNAATIRKWGIGYAPEGFDHFYRHAISSGINENYLHEAGLIKYSENNQQPYDTFRRRLMFPIFSPSGKVIGFGGRIMEGGKGPKYINSPQTKVYNKSEVIYGIHLSRNEIRRHDQSILVEGYMDVISLWQHGVPNVIATSGTSITPEQMRRLANYSSNLLMVYDADNAGQNAMLRGLDVALQAGLHVRLMHLPEGEDPDSFVQQFGAESFINYAKKEAKDFISFMVQHAERQGEWDDPLRRKQVVSRILGSVARVTDQVLRETLVGHLRRLTGIGERALYAELSHLKAEVTQEYARAADRERRAQLRENAGQTQSPAEAGSTSQGVQTSSAAPIARTGSRRSVRRPAAEKEIIRLMIEHGDDMIYYVGNLIGPDYFTDGELRQFYEAITTCYENEIPATIEYFTGMEPPFPKLVSEVFIEQHMVSERGNEKRERSIRRDTDPYATARGSVKALALQYLADQIEEVNQQLNYADDDNRTSLFRKLTELRKTRLQIEKSNADHLYPAPEAFL; via the coding sequence ATGGCAGCTGCGCGAATAACCGATCACAAAAAAGAAGAAATCAGAGACACTGCAGATATTGTGGATGTCGTGTCTGATTATGTAAAGCTCAAAAAGGCCGGAGCTGCCTTTACCGGACTCTGCCCGTTTCACAATGAAAAAACGCCTTCGTTTTATGTGACCCCAAGGCTAGGCATTTTCAAGTGCTTCGGTTGCGGGGAAGGCGGTGACGTGTTCAATTTCGTGATGAAAATGGAAGGCGTTGGCTTTGTTGAAGCCATGCGCACACTTGCTGCCCGCTACAATATTGAGCTTCCGGAAGAAGAAAGCAGCGACTCCGCCGACGCGCAGACACAGCTCATTGAAGGCGTATATCATGCCCTGCGCTTTGCAGGGGTGTACTACCATCATACCCTAACCGGCGAAGAAACAGCTGCCGCTGCGCGTGATTATGTGGGGCAGCGCGGCCTGAATGCGGCAACCATACGGAAGTGGGGCATAGGCTACGCCCCCGAGGGATTCGACCACTTTTACCGGCACGCTATCAGCAGCGGGATCAACGAAAACTACCTGCACGAAGCCGGCCTTATCAAATACAGCGAGAACAATCAGCAGCCCTACGATACCTTTCGGCGCCGGCTGATGTTTCCCATCTTTTCCCCATCCGGCAAAGTCATCGGGTTTGGCGGAAGGATTATGGAGGGCGGAAAAGGTCCCAAATATATCAACTCACCGCAAACAAAAGTCTATAACAAAAGTGAAGTAATATACGGTATCCACCTGTCGCGCAATGAGATAAGACGCCACGATCAGAGTATTTTAGTGGAAGGGTACATGGATGTTATTTCGCTTTGGCAGCACGGTGTTCCCAATGTGATTGCAACAAGCGGCACAAGCATAACACCGGAACAAATGCGGCGGCTTGCCAACTATTCATCGAACCTTCTGATGGTGTACGACGCAGATAATGCCGGGCAGAACGCCATGCTCCGCGGGCTGGATGTCGCCCTGCAGGCAGGTTTGCACGTGCGGCTTATGCACCTGCCGGAAGGCGAAGATCCCGACTCTTTTGTGCAGCAGTTTGGCGCGGAATCTTTCATCAACTATGCCAAAAAAGAAGCCAAAGATTTTATCAGCTTCATGGTGCAGCATGCTGAGCGCCAGGGGGAGTGGGACGATCCCCTGCGCCGCAAGCAGGTTGTAAGCCGGATTCTGGGCTCTGTTGCGCGGGTAACCGATCAGGTGCTTCGGGAAACCCTGGTAGGTCATCTCCGCAGGCTAACCGGGATCGGTGAACGGGCGCTTTATGCCGAGCTTTCGCATCTGAAAGCCGAAGTTACGCAGGAATATGCGCGGGCAGCTGACCGGGAGCGTCGTGCGCAGCTGCGCGAAAATGCAGGACAAACACAGTCACCGGCAGAAGCGGGATCAACATCCCAAGGTGTGCAAACGTCATCAGCAGCACCCATAGCCCGAACAGGAAGCAGGAGATCTGTTCGTCGACCGGCAGCTGAAAAAGAAATCATCCGGCTGATGATAGAACACGGCGACGACATGATTTACTACGTCGGAAACCTGATCGGTCCGGATTATTTTACAGACGGGGAGCTTCGTCAGTTTTATGAAGCCATCACCACATGCTATGAAAATGAAATCCCAGCCACTATCGAGTATTTTACCGGCATGGAGCCGCCCTTTCCCAAACTTGTGAGCGAAGTTTTTATAGAACAGCACATGGTTTCCGAGCGGGGAAATGAAAAACGGGAACGCAGTATCCGCCGCGACACAGATCCTTATGCCACAGCCCGCGGTTCCGTTAAAGCCCTTGCTCTGCAGTACCTTGCAGATCAGATTGAAGAGGTCAATCAGCAGCTCAACTATGCCGATGACGACAACCGAACAAGCCTTTTCCGAAAACTCACGGAATTGCGTAAAACGAGGCTTCAAATTGAAAAAAGCAATGCTGATCATTTGTATCCTGCCCCCGAAGCTTTTTTGTAG